A single genomic interval of Halichondria panicea chromosome 2, odHalPani1.1, whole genome shotgun sequence harbors:
- the LOC135331903 gene encoding ubiquitin carboxyl-terminal hydrolase 14-like — protein sequence MPQFKVRVKWGKQKFNDVDLSTAEAPEVFKMQLFSLTGVAPDRQKVMIGGVVVQNDTWGKAEPKVKQNATFLMMGSADELPSAPVEKTKFIEDMTDEDAAAAMFVPCGLENFGNTCYMNATLQCLKVIPELKDALTRFSSSDPSVVSGIPASITGALKLLYRMMGKNQPDMPLLLFMKSLHEAMPHFAERDEKSGAFKQQDAHECWSTVLSNLGAVLKFSKPQEDEATAQLKFIDQYFGVEQQSVYQCIESPDEPETTETEKNLQVSCFIAQDVRYIHTALKKGLEGEIEKSSPGLGRNALYKKTTRFSRLPAYLTVQFVRFFVGKAPNSEDIVSKKILKDVKFQMKLDMYDFCTPGLQDKMLPIRRKYKEVEDKKIALKAKAISEFKAGELKAIDTSKAVAYQPYDFPEDPGCSNSGMYELQAVLTHQGRSSSSGHYLAWVKHSGNVWLKLDDDKVYMVLEEDILKLSGGGDWHVAYILLYGPQRLEKLAEDVPTAEDMVTDPPTADSSSTNDAAAP from the exons ATGCCTCAGTTTAAAG TTCGGGTGAAATGGGGTAAGCAAAAGTTCAATGATGTTGACCTGAGCACGGCTGAGGCCCCAGAAGTTTTCAAAATGCAGCTCTTTTCATTGACTG GAGTGGCTCCTGATCGTCAAAAAGTTATGATTGGAGGTGTTGTCGTACAAAACGATACCTGGGGCAAAGCAGAACCGAAAGTCAAGCAA AATGCCACGTTTCTTATGATGGGCTCAGCAGATGAGCTTCCCTCAGCTCCAGTGGAGAAGACAAAGTTCATTGAGGACATGACGGATGAAGACGCAGCTGCTGCC ATGTTTGTGCCGTGTGGTCTGGAGAACTTTGGCAACACTTGTTACATGAACGCTACTCTCCAGTGTCTTAAAGTTATCCCGGAACTTAAGGACGCGCTAACAAG GTTCTCCTCCTCTGATCCCAGTGTAGTCTCTGGTATTCCAGCCTCCATCACTGGTG CACTGAAGCTATTGTATAGAATGATGGGCAAGAACCAGCCTGATATGCCTCTACTGCTGTTTATGAAg TCTCTTCACGAAGCTATGCCTCACTTCGCTGAGCGAGACGAAAAATCTGGTGCCTTCAAACAGCAGGATGCTCATGAGTGCTGGTCTACAGTCTTGTCCAATCTGGGGGCAGTGCTCAAGTTTAGCAAACCACAGGAAGATGAG GCAACTGCCCAACTCAAGTTCATTGACCAATATTTTG GTGTTGAGCAGCAGTCAGTGTACCAATGCATCGAGAGCCCCGATGAGCCAGAAACAACCGAGACTGAGAAGAACCTCCAGGTCTCCTGCTTCATAGCACAAG ATGTTAGGTACATACATACTGCCCTAAAGAAA GGTCTTGAAGGTGAGATAGAAAAGAGTTCTCCAGGTTTGGGTCGCAATGCTCTCTACAAGAAGACGACTCGGTTCTCACGACTTCCAGCGTACCTGACTGTCCAGTTTGTCCGGTTCTTTGTCGGCAAAGCACCAAACTCAGAGGATATTGTGTCAAAGAAGATATTGAAG GATGTCAAGTTCCAGATGAAGCTGGACATGTATGACTTCTGCACTCCTGGACTGCAAGATAAAATGTTACCCATCAGGAGAAAATATAAAGAAGTAGAAGACAAGAAAATT GCACTGAAAGCGAAAGCAATATCGGAGTTCAAAGCTGGTGAATTGAAAGCAATAGACACCAGCAAAGCAGTAGCGTATCAACCGTACGACTTTCCTGAGG ATCCTGGCTGCAGCAACAGTGGTATGTATGAGCTGCAGGCAGTGCTGACTCATCAAGGCCGCTCCTCCTCCTCTGGGCACTACCTGGCCTGGGTGAAGCACTCAGGTAATGTCTGGCTCAAACTAGATGATGACAAGGTCTACATGGTGCTAGAGGAAGACATACTCAAGCTCTCTGGTGGAG GTGACTGGCATGTGGCCTATATTCTGCTGTACGGCCCTCAGCGACTCGAGAAACTAGCCGAGGATGTCCCCACTGCCGAGGATATGGTCACTGACCCTCCAACTGCTGACTCTAGTAGTACAAATGATGCTGCCGCACCCTAG